The nucleotide sequence AGGGTAAACCTGACAAAGTGATATGCGGTGCTAATAGAGTCTCATGAATAAGACCAGCTGCAAGGCCAGGAttttcactaaataaaaaatttaatttcatgtttgtttttttacaccaaACCCTGTTGTATATCCCCATAACACTGTATACGTATCATACGACCGCTCTAACACGTTTGCACCTTTAATTTGTAAAGTTTGATGTTGGTTGATATTCGCTGCCATTGTGTTAGCAGGATATTTTTCTTAACTCTCCTTTTGTGCTTCATAAAACAAAGAAGGCCATACGGCATCAGAACAACACCAGGACAAGTAaagcaattatttttaatgtttggtgAAATAATTGTGAAAACCCACCCTCCCATCTTGTATTCTCCAACGCCGCCCCTCCAAGCCCGGACATATCGAGGATCTGCCAGCAGTGACACCGGACTAAAGCCTCCAGTTGCAAAATAAGGTCCAACGGGCCCAATGATGACAAAGAGCAAAGCATGACCGGCTCGAGACACACCTAGAGAGGGCTGCAAGGAGAAGGAGGGTCACCACTACAgataaaaaaagaccaaaatcattcagtaaattatattttaataccaaaagttttttttacttcagttcctATGAACGTTGGTCTGATGTACAGGCTGGCGTCTGTGGAGTAAGGAACCCATTCTTGGTCGATCTCAATCAGCTTATTTATACACTTTATCAGTTCGTCCTTATCAAACAACtaagagagatacagagagagaatATGATGATGGAGATGGGAGAGGATTGGCTAAGTTGAAATGTGATCAAATCACAGGGAATTAATCAATAAGCTGAAGTAATGCCTTATGGCATAAGATAAAGACTAACAGGCAGACAGCTCCTCTCCGTGCTCCGGTACATGCGCTCCATATTCAGCAGAGGCCTGAAGAGACGGATGCGGTTATCTACTCCGCGGAAAGCCTTCATGCCCTCAAATAGCTGAGAATAAAACAGAATATCAAaaagaattaaattaatgaaagatatacaaaaaaataaatactcagTCTTAATAAGCTCACCAAGGGAGTTACAGCtaacttattatattttttacaattcaaaatagccgttttctattttaatatatatgatatagaTGAGTTCTTATGATGGaagccattcctccagtctttagtgtcacatgatccttcagaaatcattctaatatgatgattagGGGCTCAAATTCTTATtgctatcaatgttgaaaacagttgtgttgcttaatatttttgtggaaatgggaTATATTGTTGTTCATGATTCCCTTTATAAATAtagaaaagaaaagcatttatttgaaataaaaagtattttgtaaaCTTGTTAATGCCTTTACTGTCtctctgtattatatatatatatatatatatatatatatatatatatatatatatatatatatatatatatatatatatatatatatatatatactgacccCAATCTTCAGAGAGTTATTGCATATAACATCATTGTCGAGCTGCATAATTAACTATATACTCATCAAGATTATTTCATGTAATATAGATTTAACTTATTTAAGATGTATAAGATTTAGAATTATAAACAAcctatacatacataaaataataattattattaaaggcaatgtttcaaaaataaattattgcaatTACAATACCAAGGAAAACACTGCAGATATTTCATTTCTATATTTTCAATTCAGGTAAAAACACCAGACTTGGGAAATAAAGTCAAttcttttttgaataaatgacaaaaaggTACTAAGAGCCATGTGGCTCACACACTGCCTCACCTCTATGGAGTAATGCAGGGCTGAGGAAGCGGGGTGAAGGGACAGATTCTGGAAGGGCTTGATCTGAGGTGCCTCCCATCCTCCTGCTGCAGACCAGCTGACTGTCAGCATGTGGTCTGAAAACTGCTTGCCAAACACAAGGGTTGAGGGGTCTGGCTTTGGCTTCAGTACAGGGTTCCTCTCTATGGTAAGATCTGCAGCCTGGCACAAACAACcgcggagagagagaaagagggagagaaaacaaaaagacagaGAGGGGCAGGGAGTAAAGCCGGCACGTGGAGAGATGTTTATTCATTATCACTGATTGGACATGCATTTGAAAAATTAATCTGGATTCATCATGCCAGTCAAGCTCTTATagaaattgaatttaattaaattgtggtGAGaagggaagagaggagaggggggAAAGCATGCAAGAAAGCAAAGGCACAAAGAAAAGAGACGTCAGATCCCACAAGGTGACACCGAGGCCTTCTTAAGTCAGAAAATTCAACTCTGGATGAACCTTAAAACTTGTGAACGTAAACTCTGAGCCAACTAAAAACAGACACACAATCACAAGACCTGGGAGGCCCAGACTGACTTGTGGTGGCATGGAAATGAAAGTAGTGCACAAACCTGGCACATCAGGTTAGTTTCAGTACCTTGAAGGAGGAGCTGATGAACCGCAACGACCCACATGACAGGGAGAGAGGCTGAAGAAAGCGTCCATTCAGGGCCTTAAAACACAGAAACAGAGTGTGACTTCGACCGTTGCCTTTCATAGCCCAATCAGACACAGAGCATGTTGTTCTAGACAGCTGTTTTTGAGCCCTCGTCGTGAGATGTGAAGGTTTATTATGTGCCAGCTGTATATACCTGCATAACAGTGCTTTCAATAACTTAAAAAAACCCTGAGTGAACAAGCAAAGCAAGGAAATCGGATGTGTGTTTGCCTATTTTACTGTAAGACACAGCTAATCCTACTTCTattagtgttttcttttctttttttagacatTTGTTTACATCATAAATAATGTAGTAGGGTTACATGATAGCTCTGATGGGTGACCTCACTAAACTCTGTGCATAATTTGGCAGGCAAAAGGATCTTATGGCAAGATGTTTTACCATTAGTTCCTGAAAAACTAACTAGCATATTTAACTGCAACTagtattatttgaattattaataagtAATCCAATAGGTGCTAGAATTGTTTTCAAATTCACTATAGTAACTATTCATTCAATTCTCTTTGCTACTAGTCACTTCCAAAATATGGCCAAGTTAATGTTAGGTAAacaaattgttagcctgaatgcactgtaagccactttggataaaagcgcctgctaaatgcataaattttatttaactaaatataaCACCAATGCTACTGGCATCAATTTTGGAAagaattcaaatgcaaaagttgCAACTATtcaactattatattattatattatatttactattatattGGTTCAACTAATATTACTCAgctgtaagataaaaaaaaatcatactattTACGCAATGGCTTTTTACTTGTGTACATGTAATGACAGGTCAGAATTTTATTGttcaacatttcaaattaaatttcattattaaaatctaGTAAGATTAAACATTATGTTACATGTAACTAAAATATAGGTACTAGCCCCTCATGACAAGATACAGGTAGAACAGGAATATCAGCAACAAATGGATGGTCAGAAGTAGGTCTAGGTAGTTAATATAGACACCTTTTGATTACATTTGCAAACTGTAACCAGTAAAAGTGGAATAGTTCCTTGTTGGATAGTGACTAATAGCAAAGGAATACTAGTCACACAACTGAAAAGGCATTGATTACCATTACTGGAATGAATTATAGCATTCCTGTCTAATAAAGAGTtacaagtaaaattaaaattgtaaatcctACTAATCGTTTTAGAAATATTAATAGTGATTTCTTAGAAAAGTGCTggcaacgtaaaaaaaaaaatattatattttatgaacgATTGTAAACAGGGCTTGCCATAGGCGCATGCGTTCGCACGGAAATACGTGGAAAGCTgcgctatctctctctctctctctctctctctctctcattcatcaAGCTTTCATCCGCGTCTGGAGATTTACAGACAGATTTGAGTATGAGCGGCAATTCAAAGAGAGACACAATAGATGACCCTCcgatgttttatataaatataaaatcaaacacTTAAAAACATGCAATTATGTGATAACTGAAACATCCGTGTTGTCGATTCGCAATGTCTATGATCTGCAGTTTAACGGTGCTAAATCCGGTTCTGTTAAATATACTCCAGATAGGGAGTTTAGACAGAGCTGTTAATTATTGACAGCAGGATGTGGTGTAAGGGGGCGGGGGATAAGTGAAATGATCTTTGAACTCACCGTCCTGATCGCTGCCATCGCTGCCGTGCTGAGAGATGAATGGTAAACTAGTCCGAGTGGGAGCACTAGTCCTGGACTCTCTGCGTTCCGGATTGGTCCCCATAAGAAAACAGCGGCAGGAGTGCTCAGGGTTTGAattctttaaatgtataaaaatgagtGTATAAAACACTCAtataataagattaataaataggTATGGGTCGattatatcatcatcatcatcatcatcatcatcaatatatttatcatatatatatatatgaattttaaaaGTCATTAATGTTACAAACAAAACTATTCTTGTCCATTAAAGGGTTAATAGTGACCCGCGGGTGGGAGTGACGGGTGTCTTGCATCTGATTAGATAAAAAAGTAAAGAGTCGAATCGCAATCAGTGccggaggtggggggggggggggggggggcggttgTTTGGGGAAACATTCCGGTCATTGGCCAGTAGTTCATTAGTTCATTCTGGTCATGAGACGTTAGTCCGATCCCGTTAAACGATTGGCTTTTGGACATTTGAAGAAATATGTTCTATGTCAATATGTTCTATGCCTTCAGCTGACGAtgtgatgaaaataaaaatagcctCCCACTTGTGTTGGTCACTATTGTAAACCAGGCTGTTTGGCTTTAGATTACAAAGAAACCTAGTGTCCATTTGCATATTAAATTGAATTGGGTTTTctttctttgaatttaattttaattaggcATTGCTACCAGATTTACACCAATCTGATTATTATTTACTGTCTTGTAACTTACATATAATGCGATGCATTTCCAGCTGTTTAATATCGTTGAGGACTAACCACAGCATTTTGATATCAAAAGACAAACAACATTATCAACTTGTTTTGTATCATCATATCAGAATAATCCACATTAGTGGCATAGGCCATGCTTCTGACATACTTTTTCTAGctaatattaagtaaaaataatatgacagcggtgaaaattgtatatatatatatatatatatatatatatatatatatatatatatatatattatgaatacaAATAATTTTGTGTTTGAAGCAAATCACAACCTGTCAAAAGAACAATCACTACATCACAATTGAAAAATTGGATTATTGTGTAACAAACAGTCCATGGAATGTTTACATGTAAACATCAATAAGTCTTTGCACATTCATGGCACTGTAATTCATAGTGCAGGTCCCTTACATATACTATTTAactaaaatttgtatttaaaaaggaaaaactcagcatttagattaattaattaggaTTTCACCGATACCCCCAAAATTTTGAcatacaaataaatgtagttGGCTCTAAATTGAACAATTATTGCACCATTTACCTGATCATAAGTGAATGAAAAACAATGTTCAATTGCTTGGAAATTAAGGAAACTTTCAATTATATGATTGTTTAATATGAAACTTAACCTCACTCAAATAAAAGTTGTGCAAATCGTTTCGCACAACGATTTGAAATTCtgcaatgattaaaaaaaaatttattggtTACAGTGAGAACTAGTTACACTGAGAACACAAATAGTTGCACTGAGAAGCAGCATGAAACAAGCTGTCTGAGATGAAAAATTATGCCCCGTTATCATTTCATGGGCCTTTCCATCACTGTCGTCCGGTTATGGAATTTGGCTTTTGAAGCCGTAATTCAGTTCAGCCCCTCCGCTCAGAAACAAATCTATCCCAGTACAGAAAGTGGCATCAGCTGCCAAAAAGAGGGCCGCTAATCCGCTCTCAGTCTCCGTTCCCATTCGACCAATCAGCTGTTGAGTAGAAATATGTTACTAGAATATATTCAGCAGAACAGCATTGCATATTCAACCTTATGAACACCTACCTGAGCATTTTCTCCCCCCTTAACAGTTGCAGCAGCGTCTTCTGTGCGGCCGGCAAGCTCCTCCCACAGAGGCGTCATTATATTGCTTGGAGAGATGCtataaaatagtttaaatgttaataaacagCATGTTCACAGATGGAAATTCAATTGGATCTGAACAAGAGAAAAATCCTATATACTTTAGATATGAATAACGAAGTAAGGGACAGCTTAGATGTTAGCAGGATCACTCACCAGTTCACTCTCACTTGATAGCGACTC is from Carassius auratus strain Wakin chromosome 28, ASM336829v1, whole genome shotgun sequence and encodes:
- the LOC113047021 gene encoding branched-chain-amino-acid aminotransferase, cytosolic-like isoform X2, with translation MAAIRTALNGRFLQPLSLSCGSLRFISSSFKAADLTIERNPVLKPKPDPSTLVFGKQFSDHMLTVSWSAAGGWEAPQIKPFQNLSLHPASSALHYSIELFEGMKAFRGVDNRIRLFRPLLNMERMYRSTERSCLPLFDKDELIKCINKLIEIDQEWVPYSTDASLYIRPTFIGTEPSLGVSRAGHALLFVIIGPVGPYFATGGFSPVSLLADPRYVRAWRGGVGEYKMGGNYGPTIAVQSEAAKQKCQQVLWLYGENEEITEVGTMNLFIYWTTEKGEKELVTPPLDGIILPGVTRQSLLDLAREWGDFKVTERRVLMKELIDALDDGRILEVFGSGTACVVCPVGSLLYRGQTYQIPTMKNGPDLAKRFHKELTDIQYGRTQRDWAPVII
- the LOC113047021 gene encoding branched-chain-amino-acid aminotransferase, cytosolic-like isoform X1 gives rise to the protein MAAIRTALNGRFLQPLSLSCGSLRFISSSFKAADLTIERNPVLKPKPDPSTLVFGKQFSDHMLTVSWSAAGGWEAPQIKPFQNLSLHPASSALHYSIELFEGMKAFRGVDNRIRLFRPLLNMERMYRSTERSCLPLFDKDELIKCINKLIEIDQEWVPYSTDASLYIRPTFIGTEPSLGVSRAGHALLFVIIGPVGPYFATGGFSPVSLLADPRYVRAWRGGVGEYKMGGNYGPTIAVQSEAAKQKCQQVLWLYGENEEITEVGTMNLFIYWTTEKGEKELVTPPLDGIILPGVTRQSLLDLAREWGLFQGDFKVTERRVLMKELIDALDDGRILEVFGSGTACVVCPVGSLLYRGQTYQIPTMKNGPDLAKRFHKELTDIQYGRTQRDWAPVII
- the LOC113047021 gene encoding branched-chain-amino-acid aminotransferase, cytosolic-like isoform X3 gives rise to the protein MLTVSWSAAGGWEAPQIKPFQNLSLHPASSALHYSIELFEGMKAFRGVDNRIRLFRPLLNMERMYRSTERSCLPLFDKDELIKCINKLIEIDQEWVPYSTDASLYIRPTFIGTEPSLGVSRAGHALLFVIIGPVGPYFATGGFSPVSLLADPRYVRAWRGGVGEYKMGGNYGPTIAVQSEAAKQKCQQVLWLYGENEEITEVGTMNLFIYWTTEKGEKELVTPPLDGIILPGVTRQSLLDLAREWGLFQGDFKVTERRVLMKELIDALDDGRILEVFGSGTACVVCPVGSLLYRGQTYQIPTMKNGPDLAKRFHKELTDIQYGRTQRDWAPVII